Part of the Allofrancisella guangzhouensis genome is shown below.
CTCCAAACTTATCTCTTATAATACGCCCTAATCCAGATGGGTTTTCTACAAAAGCTGTTAAAACACCTAAATCATGTTTATGAGTGGTGCTTACTAAATTGTCTAAAACTTCTGTCGAAATAAGTGGCACATCTCCATAAAGTATCAAAACTTTCTCATCTTGTAAGTATGGCAGTGCTTGCAATACAGCATGACCTGTACCTAACTGCTCAGCCTGATGCACGAAAGTGATATTTTTATTAGTAAGTGTTTGTTCAATTTGCTCTTTTAAATGTCCATTTACTATTACAATATTCGTAGGGTTTAACTTTTCTACTGACTCGACAACATGCTGTATCAATGGTTTAGAAGCCAAAGTTTGTAATACTTTAGGCTTGTTTGAATTCATTCTAGACCCTTTGCCTGCTGCTAAGATCACTACTGATAAGCTCATAAAATCTCCTTTATAATATCTTTCCACATTGTTCTAATAATATTGTAATTATTTGATAATGGTCCTCAAACATTTTATCATGCATACTTTCTACTACAGACTTTGTATCAATCCATTTTGCAACTTTAGCATCATCTGCCGGTGCTATATTTGGTAACCTACTACACCCTTCTAACACAAATAAACCAACGTGTGTAATAGTTTGACCTCTTATAGAACGTGATGGATAATCAAATACAAAATTTCCTCTATTAGCTAAAGCTAATTGTTCAGTAGAGACATTTACATTTGTTTCTTCATACAACTCTCTAACTATTGCTTGCGCGATGAGCTCCCCATGATCCAAGAATCCTCCAGGCAATGCCCATAAATTCTTGCCTGGAGACTGCTTTCTTTGAATAAGTAAAATATGACCATTTACCACAACTAAAGCATCTACAGTTACAAATATAGGTTTATGTGGCGCAAATGCCCATTTAGCTTTATAATCTACCACTAGCTGATTTTCTTCTTTTAAAAGACTATACTGATCAGTGAGCATAAATTCACATAATATTTTGTGAGCACCATGTTTAGGGTTATCACAACACATGTATTCTGCTAAAATATTGCCTTTATAATATTGTTTCCTAAAATCTGTCGCATTATAGTTTTTATAATTATCAACAGATAAGTAATCCCATTCACTGAAACTTTTTAAATAATAACTTGATGCATCCTTTTGATGTCCTACAACTACTATACTATCACTAAAGCTAGCATGTTTATTTACATTAGCACGTAAATCATTCTCCCATTTTTGCTCCTGATAGTAATAATCAGCCAAAGGCTCTATTTTTACTAAACTTAAATCAATACCTAAAATATCTAAATCACTTTCTATCATCTGCTTTCTTTGCTCAAAAGAAAATGGATTTTTTATGTTAGACGCGCAAAAAGAGCTACCGACATTTATTATTATTCTTTTGCTAAGCGATAGAGCTTTCAAAATATTATGCAAATGCCCTTTATGAAAAGGCTGAAAACGCCCTATAAATACTGCTACATCATACATTATATTTGCCTATGTGCTTAAAACTTGAGGTGTGGCGTCACTATTGTAGACCTGACTACCTGATGGTGCTGTCATATTAATATAGTCATCTTGGTTTTCAACATTATTAGTATCTTCTTGTTTACTTTTTTGA
Proteins encoded:
- a CDS encoding bifunctional nicotinamide-nucleotide adenylyltransferase/Nudix hydroxylase; this encodes MYDVAVFIGRFQPFHKGHLHNILKALSLSKRIIINVGSSFCASNIKNPFSFEQRKQMIESDLDILGIDLSLVKIEPLADYYYQEQKWENDLRANVNKHASFSDSIVVVGHQKDASSYYLKSFSEWDYLSVDNYKNYNATDFRKQYYKGNILAEYMCCDNPKHGAHKILCEFMLTDQYSLLKEENQLVVDYKAKWAFAPHKPIFVTVDALVVVNGHILLIQRKQSPGKNLWALPGGFLDHGELIAQAIVRELYEETNVNVSTEQLALANRGNFVFDYPSRSIRGQTITHVGLFVLEGCSRLPNIAPADDAKVAKWIDTKSVVESMHDKMFEDHYQIITILLEQCGKIL